In Eschrichtius robustus isolate mEscRob2 chromosome 2, mEscRob2.pri, whole genome shotgun sequence, a single window of DNA contains:
- the IRF1 gene encoding interferon regulatory factor 1 has translation MPITRMRMRPWLEMQINSNQIPGLIWINKEEMIFQIPWKHAAKHGWDINKDACLFRSWAIHTGRYKAGEKEPDPKTWKANFRCAMNSLPDIEEVKDQSRNKGSSAVRVYRMLPPLTKNQRKERKSKSSRDAKSKAKKKSFGESSPDTFSDGLSSSTLPDDHSSYTTQGYMGQDLDVERALTPALSPCAVSSTLPDWRIPVEIVPDSTSDLYNFQVSPMPSTSEAATDEDEEGKLTEDIMKLLEQSGWQQTSVDGKGYLLNEPGAQPTSVYGDFSCKEEPEVDSPGGYIGLISSDLKNMDTSWLDSLLPPVRLPSIQAIPCAP, from the exons ATGCCCATCACTCGGATGCGCATGAGACCCTGGCTAGAGATGCAGATTAATTCCAACCAAATCCCAGGGCTGATCTGGATTAATAAA GAGGAGATGATCTTCCAGATCCCATGGAAGCACGCTGCCAAGCATGGCTGGGACATCAACAAGGATGCCTGTCTGTTTCGGAGCTGGGCCATTCACACAG GCCGATACAAAGCAGGGGAAAAGGAGCCGGATCCCAAGACATGGAAGGCCAACTTTCGCTGTGCCATGAACTCCCTGCCAGATATCGAGGAGGTGAAGGACCAGAGCAGGAACAAGGGCAGTTCAGCTGTGCGGGTGTACCGGATGCTCCCACCCCTCACCAAGAACCAGAGGAAAG AGAGAAAGTCCAAGTCCAGCCGAGATGCTAAGAGCAAGGCCAAGAAGAAG TCATTTGGGGAATCCAGCCCCGATACCTTCTCTGATGGACTCAGCAGCTCCACCCTGCCTGATGACCACAGCAGCTACACAACTCAGGGCTACATGGGGCAGGACTTGGACGTTGAACGGGCCCTTACTCCAG CACTGTCACCGTGTGCCGTCAGTAGCACTCTCCCCGACTGGCGCATTCCAGTGGAAATTGTGCCAGACAGCACCAGTGACCTGTACAACTTTCAGGTGTCGCCCATGCCCTCCACCTCTGAAG CTGCAACAGATGAGGACGAGGAAGGGAAATTAACTGAGGACATCATGAAG CTCTTGGAGCAGTCAGGGTGGCAGCAGACAAGCGTGGATGGGAAGGGGTACCTGCTCAATGAACCTGGGGCCCAGCCCACCTCTGTCTATGGAGACTTCAGCTGCAAGGAGGAGCCAGAAGTTGACAGCCCTGGGG GGTATATTGGGCTGATATCTTCAGATCTGAAGAACATGGACACCAGCTGGCTGGACAGCCTGCTGCCCCCAGTCAGGCTGCCCTCCATCCAGGCCATTCCTTGTGCACCATAG